cgatctgccgataaggggtctgaagcccataaaagcttcaaatatcacccgatttcgctgaaatttaaatcagtgaGTTTTTTTGAGCCTTGCAATATCTGATcttaatgtggttcagatcggtttatatttggatttagcagccaaaaagtccaatattttgttatttgttatATTTATTGGACCGCTCAATGTCCGTATCGAATTTGGGttcttaagttatccaattttcaccagatttcggcgaaaaggggtttacatatatatccaaggtggtggttatccaaagttcggcccggccgaacttaatgcctttttacttgtttttttataaaaattatgaagTATATATTTCACCCGTTCAAGTTCACATATCTAGTTCAAActtcacttaaaacgcatctgcaatttttacaaaaatcagaaaaaattaatcaagttttttttaaccaatgaaaatactttaaaaatccaaaattgtaaaattttggatttttaaaatgcataacttttaactgaagtATCAGATGTTGACACATACTACAGCAAGTCATTGTGAATTTTGTCATTAATCTAAATTATtcttcaaaatgaaaatcgaaccacaaattcCTTTGTGGTTCTAagcaatctcggccaaaattttaagtcgatttacccAGAAACCAGGGAAAATATTATAGAACTAAAGCTGACTTATTTCTATCCagctaaaaattaattttggaaatcgggccccaaatgaagatttggcattccgaacaatttttcgaaatgccgaggtgaccaaactTAGGGCCCTTCCAAGAAGTGCCTCGACCACCTAGGAACTTTACATTTTACACATGATCTCGATAGCACCTCAGCTGTAACCAACCTTAGAGCCCTTCCAAGAAGTGTCtcgaccacctagggcctttaaattttacacatgatCTCGATAGAACGTCAACTCtcaaaacaaattgtttttttttacattaatgTATCagaatacaacggttgcgttggctaggtcacgtTGCCAAAATGAATGGAGAAGCACCAGTGGCAAAGTCTTTTGCAATTACGcgctgtggtacacgcaaaccggaacggACCACAACTCCgttgaaaagatcaagtggtgaaagacTTGAATCATTAGAAACTTGGTTTCAGAGTTTGAAAAAGGAGCGCAGACGATCGAGGCGCTGGCTATTGGGGCAAATGTTGTGTAAAATATTCATCATAGAAAGTGTCTATTCTACAAAGAAGCTCCGACCTCAATATAGCTAAAACCTCCACTGACAGTATACTTTTCATTGTTGTAGAGGTCCATATGATTTCCGTACTCCTAAGAACTTAATACAGGCCCCTACTCCAGTGCGCACATACAATCTTAAACCGGAACACTAGGTTCTCGACTCCCCCAGTGTAAGGACAATCTACATCGCAAAGGCCTCACTCGAGGCGCTTtggcggccaccgtagcgcagaggttagtctttaacgctgaacgcctggaatcGAATCTGGCGAGAACGTAACAAAAAATGTTCCGTCtctaacgctgaacgcctggaatgGAATCTGGCGAGAACGTAACAAAATATGTTCAGTCtctaacgctgaacgcctggaatcGAATTTGGCGAGAACGTAACAAAACatgttcagcgttggttatcctctcctaatgccagcgacatctgtgaggtaccatgccatgttaaaacttctcctcaaagaggtgttgtTCGAACACGCCTAAAAAAAGGAAGCCCCACATTGTTGAACTtaatcggagagcactcattgatatgtaaaaagTTTGCTGCTGTTGCTTAATTGAATGTTTACAGGCACATTTGTATTTGCAACTCGGGGCGCTACTCTTATCTTATCGAGATGGTACCGACGAACGCGCTTAGCATCTACCAATAATTTTACGGGGGCAACCTTACTTTAAAACCTGAAACTATACTTGACACTTATAAATGAGAATCTGCGAAATCATAGCAGTACATTCAGAATACCTCCGCGACCTAAGCCTCCAACTCGTATCTATCATTTTACGGAGAGATTTCAGCGAATTCAATCCTCTCTATATCTCCAGGGTATTTCTTCTCCACTTAAATCTCTGGTCAAGTATTACGCCTAGGTACTTAGCCCCTGAGATAGCGGCAGCTACACACCGTCAAGATTAGTTCCTTGATGTGTCGTCTTGAATGCTACTGTGTTGCATAGACTGGCTGACAAATGCAGTATACAGCCTGGCAGTTTGAATCCCTTTTGAGTCTCCAAGTTTCAGTTTGTTTGATTAGATTTTTCACATATAGAACTTAATCGGAAACTTTTTTATTGGTCATGATGAAGATGAAATTTCCATACCAAAAATTCTATATCTACAGAAAGCTTCtccaaaattagattttcattaaattataaTTAATAAGCGCCGTTATTAATATTTCTGCTATTCCTAATTTGCTAACTTGTTTACAGGCAATTTAATACGTTTAAGTGTGTGGTCATTTAAGATAAGGGCCATCGATTTTCAAACACCAGTGCACATAGATTGCTTCTTGTTGTTGCTTCTATGGTAAAATATTAATCTTCCTATCTTTATATGCCGATTAGAAAGAAAACGCCAACAATTGAACTTTCCCAAAAGATTTGATTATAGTTTATGGACGATTTATTGATAACCAAAGTTGTAGCTAAtcaaaaaaaaacgacaaaggCCATGATAATATGGCACAAGCTATTAAATACCTCTACTATTATTCTTAAACCAAATCTATAAATGGCGGTAGCCGCCTGGCTAGAAAGCTCAGTAGACTTTAAAGGTTTAGATCGGCTTAATCGTCTACTTTTGAAGAAAATGAGGATTATTTCGGTGGTGTTTGCAGCAACGCTGTTGGCCTCAACATTGGCCGTGAATTTGCCAGGAGTACCAAGAGAATTCACAGCCAATGATGCGGTTCTATCAGCAGTATCCGGTGAGTGAGGCAATAGCAGGAGAGTGAAAAGGATTAAAGAAGTGAAAAAAGTGATATGGATGTAAAAACAAAGCTAAGGAAAGGAAGAATACAACTTCATTGATGTTATATAACATTGTGTGCTAAGGACAGTTATATTCGTACTGCAagctgtacaaaaaaaaaaactaaaattaaatacACAAAGTGAAAAATAAATTGGATGCAAAGTGAAAGTTGTATGAAAAATTTCCTCTGGAATTAAAAATATActataaaaatttagaaaaaaaaaatcaatacccCTTTGAACAAAAACATGATATTTTGGATTTTCTTATCAATATGACTCTCCACTTGTACTTTTTACTTTCTTACAAACTGATGAATTATGATATGTTATAAAATATTGTCAAGTGCTGTTTTGGCAAGCAAAACAATTCCAACGAAAACCTTAATCTTATCTGCAAACCTGAActtcaaatacaaaatacaaaatccAAAATACTTGAAAACTATTATCTCCATCACTCTATCCCACAGATGAGATTGCTCGTAAACTTGCCGAGGAATATATCAAATTTATGAAGACTGGTATCGAATCAGCCTCTCTACGCCAGATATCTACCCAGCTGGCCAAGTCCCATAGTAAAAAGGATATTTTCACCAAGGAAATCCACGAATTGGGAGCTGTGGATGAGTTCTTCGTTTGCACCACATGTAGGGCTATGATGAATGTCATTGCCCGCAGTTTCCGCGAGGAAGATGGAGAGCTGCATGGTCAGGACAATCGTGATTATGTGAAAAAATTCGTCATTGGTTTCTGTGATCGCCTTGATATACAAACTGAAGAAGTTTGTGGTGAACTCTTTGAGATTCACTGGGAACATGCTCAATATATTATACAGAATACCGCCATTGATTCACGTGAATTCTGTGGCATGTTCATGCAATTTGGTTTCTGCAATGTTGGCTCACATCCCGATTACGAATGGACTTTGGATGTGGATGATAGTGTGCCTGCCGCCACagcacccaaatcggatattccTGCCAAGAGTTCGAATGATTTGAAGATTTTACATGTCACCGATATACATCATGATCCTTTGTATGAGCCCGGCTCCTTGGCCGAATGTGATGAGCCCATGTGCTGTCAACGTCATAAGGATGTGGCTCAAGGTACCTCTAAGGCTGCTGGCTATTGGGGTGATTATCGTGATTGTGATTTACCTTGGCATACATTCGACAATGCCTTGACCCATATTAAGGAAACTCATAAAGTGGATTATATCTATCAAACTGGTGATGTTATTGATCATATGGTCTGGGCCACCGCCGAAAAGAGAAATCAAGATATCTATGAAAAGGTCACCAATAGAATCTATGAAGTTTTTAACGATGTGCCAGTTTACCCCACTATTGGTAATCATGAGCCGCATCCATTGAATATGTAAGTATTgtcagttgaaaaaaaaaaatataaatgaatttcacagatttcagccaaacataaagaacaaaatttaaactcaaattttcatatttttaagaaaacaattttcttgTATGatagttttaagaaaattttctgtgTATCAAGTAacacagaaattttttttaaatactacaATTATTACACCTTGACATACCTCCTTTATAGGAATGCCAAAtagacctattttaaggcttcattacgTTTTGTGAATAAGACCATTATTCTTTACCTTtgaaatcgctgaaatttaggacatttttttgggaaatttgggCCAAAGGTGGCAAAATTCCAACTTCTTAAGGAAAAAATCCCTTTGGTGAAAGACATTTTACTTGATATTAAGAAATGTTTCCTAAATAGTGGTATCATTTATCCTTAACAATAAAATCGTGTAATGTTAGGAAATTTTTCTACGGAACATTGAACCACAGAAAAacttttaaggaaaaatttcctttaaggaaaaattttgtacttaggttaagtaaggttaggttgaaaagagggtgtggatattattccgccccatgcatacaattaaggcaatattcggctagttgtgcgctcgaaatactataaagtaacctcgtaAAGGAAAATCTGagttaggaattcggtgctacttacaaaattcttaatagtTTTCCATAACATGTTCCAAGATGATAATGTCTGTTATtatgttcccacctaagtaccaatTTCTGTTAGATTTTGTGCttaatattaagaaatttttctttaatagtTGTATTTTTGATACTTGACTTAAAAATCTTTGTTAGATTTTGTACATaatcttaagaaaattttctttaatagtaTTGTAGTATTTTAAATACTTGACTCAAATAaacttccaaaattttttttgggaaaattgggcCCATGTTAAGGAACTAAATTTAGAGCTaccaaattttccaattttttaaggaaaattttccttttgCGAAAGATCTTTTACTTGATGCCAATAAATTTTTCGTAAATAAAAGAATTAATAATCCTTAActttaaaatctttaaaaacaggcaaatattttttggttaACATAAATAACAAAGTTTAAATGTATTAAAATTTCCAacgttttaagaaaatttttcttttcgtaaaaaattttttttttttgatactaAGACATTTTTACgacccgacccattgacataccgaTTAAATGTGGGACAGCCacgcggctatgagacttaaggcaatgggagactGGATTGAGGAAGGGACCATCGCGgtacaatcgaggcgacgataggaaacctggatgcaAGGAAAGAGGTTgcctatcggatacctgagatgaaccttgaggtcgagtgtgaggcactgctgccggcggcatagtcttgggttgacggaaccctagttttgccatctggaagatcatgttacacgaattgatcaaagctagaggacaaagtgggcctgggggtctacatggagaacccagggactgttttatactgcttgaccataatacggtcctgcaggcggaaattcggacgatcacggaatgcgtgaggtggtgtggtactaacgccaGGACgatgagtgtgaacatctttacggacagtaaaattgccataacggtaataacaaccaggacggtgaggtcacgaacagtcttacattgcaagaaggagattaacgccttctctgaggatgggaaaatccgcatcgtttgggtgccgggccataacggagtaagggggaatgaaagggcagaagatttggcggtgaaggtcagaggactgccgtcaataaacttggttatcccgaagcctttcgggtcgacgcaatccgagttaagggcgtgtgtGACgattgcgcatgcaaccctgtagaacagcgaaacggtcggtaggacggggtAAATCGTatgagggatccagatcgtgagaagacaagtctattactgaatggaagtaagaaggatgtcagtatagctcacttatgtaaaatcgatgcagCAAGTGATGAcatgtgtaggtcatgcggggaagatgatgagacgttgcagcatttgctttgtcattgcccggctttcgcgtcttgcAGTTACCGACGCTATGTTGGGATactataccagatatgaaccaacttcggGGAGtaccatggaaaacaattaaggattttgataGTAGCACACCAtacctaataaagggtgatttttttgaggttaggattttcatgcattagtatttgacagatcacgtgggatttcagacatggtgtcaaagagaaagatgctcagtatgctttgacatttcatcatgaatagacttactaacgagcaacgcttgcaaatcattgaattttattaccaaaatcagtgttcggttcgaaatgtgttcattcaccgttcagcgatgaggctcatttctggttgaatggctacgtaaataagcaaaattgccgcatttggagtgaagagcaaccagaagccgttcaagaactgcccatgcatcccgaaaaatgcactgtttggtgtggtttgtacgctggtggaatcattggaccgtattttttcaaagatgctgttggacgcaacgttaggtgaatgaacacatttcgaaccgaacactgattttggtaataaaattcaatgatttgcaagcgttgctcgttagtaagtctattcatgatgaaatgtcaaagcatactgagcatctttctctttgacaccatgtctgaaatcccacgtgatctgtcaaatactaatgcatgaaaatcctaacctcaaaaaaatcaccctttatatacatcgcatggggtcttagaccaatatatcgatgtgttacaaacggaattacgatATTTGTATAACTCCATGCTACAAtgtaggctataaaaatgagatttttcaaaatataccAAAAAGGAAGTCATTcttgaagaaaaattaaattcaattctTGAGAGCAATTTGTACATAGCGACATAAATTTAAAGATTAACATaactattttaaagtttttcttaGTTGGCTCGCAATCATTACTAAAATCCTTCTTTAAAGAAGAGAGGAAAAATCTTGAATTTTTTAAGCTTTTAGTTCCCCATATATAAAAGTTGTTTTTCATTTCTCACAGGTTTGCCCCTGACTATGTTCCCGAAGAGTTTAGCTCCAAACCCTTCTACGAACACCTCTATAAGGTATGGTCGAAATATTTACCCGAAGACACCAGGGACACCATTCTCAAGGGTGGCTATTACACCACATTGGTGAAATCTGGATTCCGCATTGTGGCCCTGAATGATAACGATTGCTACACGGACAATTGGTGGCTATTCTTCAATGGTACCGATATGAAGACTCAATTAATGTGGTTGCATGATGTCCTCTTGTCTGCCGAAAAGGCCAACGAAAATGTTCATATCTTGGCTCATATACCCTCTGGTGATGGTACCTGCTGGAATGTTTGGTCTCGTGAATATAATCGTCTTATTGCGCGTTTCCGCCATACCATCAGTGGCATTTTCAATGGTCATACCCATAAGGATGAAATGAATGTTCATTATTCGAATGGTCATGCCATTGGCATGTCATGGAATGGTGGTGCTATGACTACATTCTCTTACAGAAATCCCAATTATCGCGTTTACCATGTGGAACCCCAAAGTTATGTAAGTTTAGCAGAAAAAAAATAAGCTTAACAAAACTATGAGCCATTATTCAATTTCAAAcaattttccttttattttattctattttgttttagaataaaataaaacttgtttatttttttttaacaaaaaattattttattttaaattatttttgttttgaaatttaatttttttctttatctttACAGCAAGTTGTTGATCACGAAACCTGGCTTTTCAATTTGACTGAAGCCAATTTGGCTGGTGAATCTGCCCAACCAAAATGGTACAAGGAATATACCTTCTCAGAAGAGTACGACGTCAAGGATCTTAGTCCAGCTTCTATTGATGCCTTACTCGATGTTATGGCCGACCATCCAGATTTGCTTAGAAAGGTACGTACACTTCACACTAaatttttctacccaccaccataggatagggggtatattcaattagtcaatctgtttgtaacacatcgaaatatccatttccgaccctatatggTATCTCGGACCGTttcattctaagacgatttaacgatgtacgtgtctctgtccgtccgtgtgtccgtcagttgtaatcaggCTACAATGATatagagttgaaattttgcacagactcgtttttcttctatacgcaggttaagtttttgaatgggccacatcggattatatttagatatagctgccatataggcggGTCtgggcgatttagggtcttacgcctataacaggcgcatttattacccgatttcactgaaatttggcatagtgagatTTATTAGGCCCGCTGAAATCCGAAACAAAAATGGTCTAGATCGagacatatttggatatagctgccatcagggacgtagccaggattttatttgggGGG
This Stomoxys calcitrans chromosome 2, idStoCalc2.1, whole genome shotgun sequence DNA region includes the following protein-coding sequences:
- the LOC131994928 gene encoding sphingomyelin phosphodiesterase 1-like is translated as MRIISVVFAATLLASTLAVNLPGVPREFTANDAVLSAVSDEIARKLAEEYIKFMKTGIESASLRQISTQLAKSHSKKDIFTKEIHELGAVDEFFVCTTCRAMMNVIARSFREEDGELHGQDNRDYVKKFVIGFCDRLDIQTEEVCGELFEIHWEHAQYIIQNTAIDSREFCGMFMQFGFCNVGSHPDYEWTLDVDDSVPAATAPKSDIPAKSSNDLKILHVTDIHHDPLYEPGSLAECDEPMCCQRHKDVAQGTSKAAGYWGDYRDCDLPWHTFDNALTHIKETHKVDYIYQTGDVIDHMVWATAEKRNQDIYEKVTNRIYEVFNDVPVYPTIGNHEPHPLNMFAPDYVPEEFSSKPFYEHLYKVWSKYLPEDTRDTILKGGYYTTLVKSGFRIVALNDNDCYTDNWWLFFNGTDMKTQLMWLHDVLLSAEKANENVHILAHIPSGDGTCWNVWSREYNRLIARFRHTISGIFNGHTHKDEMNVHYSNGHAIGMSWNGGAMTTFSYRNPNYRVYHVEPQSYQVVDHETWLFNLTEANLAGESAQPKWYKEYTFSEEYDVKDLSPASIDALLDVMADHPDLLRKFWRFKMTSADPALAGGCDNGCLLHTICRIATTVNDQRTRCEELRHKLSIALENEATSTATTPTTTEKPDDEDDGAVTMTAISFTTMMAVYVAASNAF